In the genome of Acidimicrobiia bacterium, one region contains:
- a CDS encoding nitrate- and nitrite sensing domain-containing protein, whose product MSVATKLVVMVLIPLLAVLALLVVGIADKVEDRRVMNELAEAADLASVTQGLVIELQRERGRSSVYLTTRSAGDLAGLLAQHQATDAAGASYSVAIAGMATSIGSLANADIGAELLASVAEVRARVLSFEASTTEVVSFYSTRVEGLQDASLLLVAASGEDPELDVSLALWALIVEAGEAAGMERALVAADLADGAGFPSPESLVIVMRQRQDAALATFRSALDPAMQEEFREHLTVLDSPVLADLRLRADEDPPSVTPAEWFAATTERIDAMAAIGDALLDDVRVRGHALARSAEVAAIWFLVLGLLVVAAALFVAVRVARHIVGRIKALVTVTRAIREGDLDLRADVTGSDELSELAEAFNAMTADIVEVNRSLERQVAERTRHLEAAVRSKDELIASISHEVRTPLTAVLGFAEVLRSEGTDLTEGERTGMIESIAVEAGDMAEIIEDLLVAARADIGNLRVDRVEFELRSLVARVVESCRPCPQSANLTGDETWAIGDPGRVRQVVRNLLTNAVRYGGERVGVEVTVSEASAFVRVRDNGPGVAEDDPESVFDAYHRAPSYSEQPAAVGLGLTVSRSLARLMGGDLVYRREDGQTVFELSLPAAPRPAVGPSEGLAS is encoded by the coding sequence ATGAGCGTTGCCACCAAGCTGGTGGTGATGGTGCTCATCCCCCTGCTGGCGGTGCTGGCATTGCTCGTCGTCGGGATCGCCGACAAGGTCGAGGACCGACGGGTGATGAACGAGCTCGCCGAGGCGGCGGATCTGGCCTCGGTGACGCAGGGCCTGGTGATCGAGCTGCAGCGCGAGCGGGGCCGGTCCTCCGTCTACCTCACTACCAGGTCTGCCGGTGACCTGGCAGGTCTGCTCGCCCAACATCAGGCGACTGACGCGGCCGGTGCTTCGTACTCCGTCGCCATAGCCGGAATGGCGACCTCGATCGGATCTCTCGCCAACGCCGACATCGGCGCCGAGCTGCTCGCCTCGGTTGCCGAGGTCCGGGCGAGGGTGCTCTCATTCGAGGCGTCCACCACGGAGGTCGTCTCCTTCTACTCCACACGCGTGGAGGGGCTGCAGGACGCGAGCCTGCTGCTGGTGGCGGCTTCCGGTGAGGACCCCGAGCTGGACGTGTCGCTGGCGTTGTGGGCGCTGATCGTGGAGGCCGGTGAGGCTGCCGGGATGGAACGTGCCCTTGTCGCCGCCGATCTCGCCGACGGAGCCGGTTTCCCTTCGCCTGAGTCGTTGGTGATCGTGATGCGCCAACGCCAGGACGCCGCCCTGGCCACCTTTCGCTCGGCACTGGACCCGGCGATGCAGGAGGAGTTCCGGGAGCACCTCACGGTGCTCGACTCGCCTGTGCTCGCCGACCTCCGCCTGCGAGCAGATGAGGACCCGCCCTCGGTGACCCCCGCCGAGTGGTTCGCCGCGACGACGGAGAGGATCGACGCCATGGCGGCGATCGGTGATGCCCTCCTCGACGATGTCCGTGTCCGCGGGCACGCGCTCGCCCGCAGCGCCGAGGTCGCCGCCATCTGGTTCCTGGTCCTGGGTCTGCTCGTCGTGGCGGCGGCGCTCTTCGTGGCGGTGCGGGTGGCGCGCCACATCGTGGGTCGGATCAAGGCACTGGTCACGGTCACCCGCGCCATTCGCGAGGGCGACCTGGACCTGCGCGCCGATGTCACCGGGTCCGATGAGCTGAGCGAGCTGGCGGAGGCGTTCAACGCCATGACCGCCGACATCGTCGAGGTCAACCGATCCCTCGAGCGGCAGGTAGCGGAGAGGACCCGTCACCTGGAGGCGGCGGTCCGCTCCAAGGACGAGCTGATCGCCTCGATCAGCCACGAGGTCCGCACCCCGCTCACCGCAGTCCTCGGGTTTGCCGAGGTGCTCCGGAGTGAGGGGACTGATCTGACCGAGGGGGAACGGACGGGGATGATCGAGTCCATCGCCGTCGAGGCGGGCGACATGGCCGAGATCATCGAGGATCTCCTGGTGGCGGCCCGCGCCGACATCGGGAACCTGAGGGTCGATCGCGTCGAGTTCGAGCTTCGCTCGCTGGTCGCGCGGGTGGTCGAGTCCTGCCGGCCATGTCCCCAATCGGCGAACCTGACCGGCGACGAGACCTGGGCGATCGGAGATCCGGGGCGGGTCCGCCAGGTGGTGCGCAACCTGCTCACCAACGCGGTTCGGTATGGGGGCGAGCGCGTGGGTGTCGAGGTCACGGTCTCCGAGGCGTCTGCCTTCGTCCGGGTCAGAGACAACGGGCCGGGTGTGGCCGAGGACGACCCCGAGTCTGTGTTCGACGCCTATCACCGGGCTCCGTCGTACAGCGAGCAACCGGCTGCGGTCGGGCTGGGATTGACCGTGTCGCGGTCGTTGGCGCGGCTGATGGGCGGCGACCTCGTCTATCGCCGTGAGGACGGACAGACCGTTTTCGAGCTGAGCCTCCCGGCGGCGCCGAGGCCGGCGGTCGGTCCGAGCGAGGGCTTGGCCTCGTAG
- a CDS encoding ABC transporter ATP-binding protein — protein sequence MSAGLQVSAVSSYYGKIRALDGVSLTVEPGEIVALIGANGAGKTTLLKTVSGMLRAREGRVIFDGQDVTRLGAEKVVSLGMAHVPENRQVFATMTVDENLDLGAYRRHRRDGRSAVDADRDQAFAIFPILKERRHQRAGTLSGGQQQMLAIARGMMAHPRLMLLDEPSLGLAPLVVRELFGIVQRLRAEEGMTVLLVEQNARAALRLADRAYVLEVGRVALEGSATDLAADERVRAAYLGGSIGGESRP from the coding sequence ATGAGCGCCGGCCTCCAGGTCTCGGCGGTTTCTTCCTACTACGGGAAGATCCGCGCTCTCGACGGCGTCTCGTTGACGGTCGAGCCGGGTGAGATCGTGGCCCTCATCGGCGCCAACGGGGCGGGCAAGACCACACTGCTGAAGACGGTGAGCGGGATGTTGAGGGCCAGGGAGGGGCGGGTCATCTTCGACGGGCAGGACGTCACCCGTCTCGGTGCGGAGAAGGTCGTGTCCCTGGGCATGGCGCACGTGCCGGAGAACCGGCAGGTGTTCGCCACGATGACGGTGGACGAGAACCTGGATCTCGGCGCCTACCGGCGCCATCGAAGGGATGGCCGGTCTGCGGTGGACGCCGACCGCGACCAGGCGTTCGCCATCTTCCCCATTCTCAAGGAGCGTCGCCATCAGCGGGCCGGAACCCTGAGCGGGGGCCAGCAGCAGATGCTGGCGATCGCCCGGGGAATGATGGCCCATCCCCGCCTCATGCTCCTCGACGAACCCTCCTTGGGCCTGGCGCCGCTGGTGGTGCGCGAGCTGTTCGGCATTGTGCAGCGGCTGCGGGCGGAGGAGGGGATGACCGTGCTCCTGGTGGAGCAGAACGCTCGCGCCGCCCTGCGGTTGGCCGACCGGGCCTACGTCCTCGAGGTGGGCCGGGTCGCCCTGGAGGGGTCGGCGACGGACCTGGCCGCCGACGAGAGGGTTCGGGCCGCCTACCTGGGCGGCTCGATCGGAGGCGAGTCCCGACCCTGA
- a CDS encoding ABC transporter ATP-binding protein — MFFGGLVALSDVSTEVGRGEIKGLIGPNGAGKTTLFNVIAGVYAPSKGEVIFDGSPIGALEPHEVARRGITRTFQNVRLFAHMTVMENVMVGRHLHGRVGMLAAALNSGTSRREEAEIHRATMEVLDRVGLADRAGEQALDLPFGLQRTLEIARALATEPRLLLLDEPAAGLNSEERRALAALVAGIRESGTTVILVEHDVEFVMGLVDDLLVLDHGAVIADGLPASVQADPVVIAAYLGEAEE; from the coding sequence ATGTTCTTCGGGGGCCTGGTGGCTCTCAGCGATGTCTCCACCGAGGTCGGCCGCGGCGAGATCAAGGGCCTCATCGGCCCCAACGGGGCGGGCAAGACGACGCTGTTCAACGTCATCGCCGGGGTGTACGCCCCGAGCAAGGGCGAGGTGATCTTCGATGGGTCTCCGATCGGGGCACTGGAGCCCCACGAGGTCGCTCGCAGGGGAATCACCCGGACCTTCCAGAACGTGCGCCTCTTCGCTCACATGACCGTCATGGAGAACGTGATGGTTGGGAGGCACCTCCATGGCCGGGTCGGGATGCTCGCGGCCGCTCTGAACAGCGGAACCTCGCGCCGCGAAGAGGCCGAAATCCATAGGGCCACGATGGAAGTGCTCGATCGTGTCGGCCTGGCCGACCGGGCCGGCGAGCAGGCTCTGGATCTGCCGTTCGGACTGCAGCGCACCCTGGAGATCGCTCGAGCACTGGCCACGGAGCCGCGACTGCTGCTCCTCGACGAACCGGCAGCCGGACTCAACTCGGAGGAGCGCCGCGCTCTCGCCGCCCTGGTGGCCGGGATCAGGGAGTCGGGCACGACGGTGATCCTGGTCGAGCACGACGTCGAGTTCGTGATGGGCCTGGTCGACGATCTGCTGGTGCTCGACCATGGCGCCGTGATCGCCGATGGCCTGCCTGCCAGCGTCCAGGCCGACCCGGTGGTGATCGCCGCCTACCTCGGGGAGGCGGAGGAATGA
- a CDS encoding branched-chain amino acid ABC transporter permease, with translation MTAPDFVAETPPVSARRRATLYGVVAFSGFVVLIGLLQQLAPGGFDISRLTGGVITFDTMVRIGILTTVVVGLNLLMGYAGQVSLGQAAFFGIGAYVSAILTTRADVLGIGAGLANQWWWPWLLIVGGMALAGGVAYLVGRPILKLHGHYLAMATLGLGIIIVIVFRENFGYSLGSRNITGGFDGLYGVPRLRIGSFDLWPVERYYYLVWLVAIVGIVLALNLVRSRSGRALRALHGNELAAETLGIDTARFKVRVLVISAMYASLAGSLFAHFRVAVSPGPFGFAASLELVVMAAVGGMASVWGAPFGVAAVLVVRELLRTHLGSLVGEAGGQQEVVAFGLMLVLIMIFMPEGVIARLKQATRRWRSE, from the coding sequence GTGACCGCCCCCGACTTCGTGGCCGAGACGCCGCCGGTGTCGGCCCGTCGCCGCGCAACTCTGTACGGCGTGGTCGCATTCTCCGGGTTCGTGGTGCTGATCGGCTTGCTCCAGCAGCTGGCACCGGGCGGCTTCGACATCTCGCGCCTGACCGGTGGCGTCATCACCTTCGACACCATGGTGCGGATCGGGATCCTCACCACCGTGGTGGTGGGCCTCAACCTGCTGATGGGTTACGCCGGGCAGGTCTCGCTGGGACAGGCGGCGTTCTTCGGGATCGGAGCCTACGTCTCGGCCATCCTGACGACCCGCGCCGACGTGCTGGGGATCGGGGCCGGCCTGGCGAATCAGTGGTGGTGGCCGTGGTTGCTCATCGTCGGCGGGATGGCGCTCGCCGGGGGAGTCGCCTACCTGGTGGGCCGGCCGATCCTGAAGTTGCACGGCCATTACCTGGCCATGGCCACCCTCGGCCTGGGGATCATCATCGTCATCGTCTTCCGGGAGAACTTCGGATACTCGCTGGGGTCGCGCAACATCACCGGCGGCTTCGACGGCCTGTACGGGGTGCCTCGACTGCGGATCGGCTCATTCGATCTGTGGCCGGTCGAGCGGTACTACTACCTGGTGTGGCTGGTGGCGATCGTAGGGATCGTGCTGGCCCTGAACCTGGTGCGGTCCCGCTCGGGGCGGGCGCTGCGGGCGCTGCACGGCAACGAGCTCGCCGCCGAGACCCTGGGAATAGACACCGCCCGTTTCAAGGTGCGAGTCCTGGTGATCAGCGCCATGTACGCCAGCCTCGCCGGAAGCCTGTTCGCCCACTTCAGGGTGGCGGTCTCCCCGGGCCCGTTCGGGTTCGCCGCCTCTCTCGAGTTGGTGGTGATGGCCGCCGTGGGCGGTATGGCGTCGGTGTGGGGTGCGCCGTTCGGGGTCGCTGCCGTGCTCGTGGTTCGGGAGCTGTTGCGCACCCACCTCGGCTCGCTGGTCGGAGAGGCCGGTGGGCAGCAGGAGGTGGTCGCCTTCGGGTTGATGCTGGTCCTGATCATGATCTTCATGCCCGAGGGCGTGATCGCCAGGCTGAAGCAGGCGACGCGACGCTGGAGGTCGGAGTGA
- a CDS encoding branched-chain amino acid ABC transporter permease has translation MLALIEKRTSRLALKAAGVLLVVAVIWLLGSRQNFGLQQYGQLVVAGIGTGAVYALVALGFVMVFTVTGIINFAQGAFVMLGALFTVTLYETPFTGEGRTGLIISALLAVVLTTVIGVVVERLTILPARNADPLTLIIITVGVYIAIQGLALIYWGHAGRTLPSFTTATGSDSIFRPWGLVIKAQTLWVLATMVLAFAVLSLFLDKTMLGKALRACSVNRDASRLMGINPSRMSAIAFGIAAALGAVAGIVLAPLTKPVYDMGLTIGLKGFVAAAMGGLISLPAAVGGGLLLGLVENLAAGVTKAGLRDVFAFIVLIAVLLRGRSRAGRFQ, from the coding sequence GTGCTGGCGCTGATCGAGAAGAGGACCTCCCGCCTCGCATTGAAGGCTGCGGGCGTTCTCCTCGTCGTCGCCGTCATCTGGCTGCTGGGATCGCGGCAGAACTTCGGCCTACAGCAGTACGGGCAGCTGGTGGTGGCAGGTATCGGCACCGGCGCCGTCTACGCCCTGGTGGCCCTCGGTTTCGTCATGGTGTTCACCGTGACCGGGATCATCAACTTCGCCCAGGGCGCCTTCGTGATGCTCGGTGCCCTGTTCACCGTGACCCTCTACGAGACGCCGTTCACCGGGGAGGGCCGTACCGGCCTGATCATCTCCGCCCTGCTGGCCGTGGTGCTCACCACTGTCATCGGTGTCGTCGTCGAACGACTCACCATCCTTCCCGCCCGCAACGCAGATCCCCTCACCTTGATCATCATCACCGTGGGGGTGTACATCGCCATCCAGGGCCTGGCCCTGATCTACTGGGGCCATGCCGGGCGAACGCTGCCGTCGTTCACGACGGCGACCGGTTCCGACAGCATCTTCCGGCCCTGGGGGCTGGTGATCAAGGCACAGACCCTGTGGGTCCTGGCCACGATGGTTCTGGCCTTCGCCGTCCTGTCGCTCTTTCTCGACAAGACGATGTTGGGAAAGGCACTGCGGGCTTGCTCGGTGAACCGTGACGCCTCTCGCCTGATGGGGATCAACCCCAGCCGGATGTCGGCGATCGCATTCGGCATCGCCGCCGCACTCGGTGCGGTTGCCGGGATCGTGCTCGCCCCCCTGACCAAGCCGGTGTACGACATGGGCCTCACCATCGGGCTCAAGGGCTTCGTGGCCGCCGCCATGGGCGGTCTGATCAGCCTCCCCGCCGCTGTTGGGGGCGGCCTGCTGCTCGGGTTGGTCGAGAACCTGGCCGCCGGTGTCACCAAGGCGGGCCTGCGCGACGTGTTCGCCTTCATCGTGTTGATCGCCGTGCTCTTGCGCGGAAGGTCCCGTGCCGGGAGGTTCCAGTGA
- a CDS encoding ABC transporter substrate-binding protein, giving the protein MKEAKRQAKGHRWWRLGLLTVVMLLVVAACGDDDAGTTTTAAEETTTTAAEETTTTAASATTEAPPVEGTAYKIGFVASETGPGSGLGVPEANTARMLAEQWAGGVTGPDGVHHSVEVIILDDESNADNGAALVTRLIEEDQVDVLVAGTLSGNALAMAPIAEEAMIAMISMASSRGIIESEGQTRPWLFKTPQDNQHSAAWQAEYLNSLGVTSVCYLYENGAYGQDTLNSAKQFFEPAGITIAFEGSFERTDTEFPIMTGAQASGCGAVVVGSIPPGSSSVTQAAREFLPDLPIIGGHGSCNSQYISLAPDAVEGTVLPCGKLLFADTLPDSDPQKANLLQYIADYTAFTGGEPISTFGGHAWDALMWAGEALSSLEENADLDARRAAIRDYVETEITDWPGTGGVFNISADDHLGLDYTGLGFVKVQDGGYINFPSSDW; this is encoded by the coding sequence ATGAAAGAAGCGAAACGGCAGGCGAAGGGTCACCGGTGGTGGCGCCTGGGCCTGCTCACGGTGGTGATGCTCCTCGTTGTGGCCGCCTGCGGCGACGACGACGCCGGCACCACCACGACTGCTGCTGAGGAAACCACGACGACTGCTGCTGAGGAAACCACGACCACGGCGGCGTCGGCAACCACCGAGGCCCCGCCGGTCGAGGGAACCGCCTACAAGATCGGGTTCGTGGCTTCGGAGACCGGGCCCGGCTCCGGACTGGGCGTGCCCGAGGCAAACACCGCCCGGATGCTCGCCGAGCAGTGGGCGGGTGGAGTGACAGGACCTGACGGCGTCCACCATTCGGTCGAGGTGATCATCCTCGACGACGAGTCGAACGCCGACAACGGGGCCGCCCTCGTAACCCGGCTGATCGAGGAGGACCAGGTCGATGTGCTGGTGGCGGGAACGCTGTCGGGCAACGCCCTGGCCATGGCGCCGATCGCCGAGGAGGCGATGATCGCCATGATCTCCATGGCGTCGTCGCGCGGCATCATCGAGAGCGAGGGACAGACCCGTCCCTGGCTGTTCAAGACGCCACAGGACAACCAGCACAGTGCAGCCTGGCAGGCCGAGTACCTGAACTCACTGGGTGTCACCTCGGTGTGCTACCTGTATGAGAACGGTGCCTACGGTCAGGACACGCTGAACAGCGCCAAGCAGTTCTTCGAGCCGGCCGGGATCACCATCGCCTTCGAGGGCTCGTTCGAGCGGACCGACACCGAGTTCCCGATCATGACCGGCGCCCAGGCGTCGGGATGTGGCGCGGTGGTCGTGGGGTCGATCCCCCCGGGCTCGTCCTCGGTGACCCAGGCGGCGAGGGAGTTCCTCCCCGACCTGCCGATCATCGGTGGCCACGGATCCTGCAACTCGCAGTACATCTCGTTGGCTCCCGATGCGGTCGAGGGCACGGTGCTGCCCTGCGGCAAGCTGCTCTTCGCCGACACGCTGCCCGACAGCGATCCGCAGAAGGCCAACCTGCTGCAGTACATCGCCGACTACACGGCCTTCACCGGAGGTGAGCCGATCAGCACCTTCGGGGGCCACGCATGGGACGCCCTCATGTGGGCCGGCGAGGCGCTGAGCAGCCTGGAGGAGAACGCCGACCTGGATGCTCGCCGGGCGGCGATTCGCGACTACGTCGAGACCGAAATCACAGACTGGCCGGGGACCGGAGGCGTGTTCAACATCAGCGCCGACGATCACCTCGGACTGGACTACACCGGTCTCGGGTTCGTCAAGGTGCAAGACGGCGGGTACATCAACTTCCCGTCGAGCGACTGGTAA
- a CDS encoding phenylacetate--CoA ligase, with protein MILPEIETLARADLERLQSQRLSDLVDRLKGCEAPFWQAKMSGVGEVRSLADLASLPFTEKAEFRDHYPFGMLALPLTEVVRLHASSGTSGKPTIVAYTANDVAVFAEVNARALAGMGATPDDVVQVAYGYGLFTGGLGLHYGVERLGAVAVPTSGGNVRSQLTFLLDLGVTGLACTPSFALLLAEQAAAEGVMDRLRLRWGIHGAEPWSESMRAKIEQAWGGEYDACDVYGLSEVIGPGVAAECRDNKGGLHVMEDHFYPEIVDPETGEPVADGEIGELVLTSLTKEAQPVIRYRTRDLTRFLDDGCPCGRTSRRIDRLHGRADDMLIIRGVNVYPRAIESVLLEDPALSGQFAIIIDRRPTLPEMEARVELADASHASRRAEITQALEKRLATVLRLRVSVTVGDPGSVPRQEVGKAKRVFERIDDRDPLA; from the coding sequence ATGATTCTTCCAGAGATCGAGACCCTTGCGCGTGCCGACCTGGAACGCCTGCAGTCGCAACGACTGTCGGACCTCGTCGATCGCCTCAAGGGATGCGAGGCTCCCTTCTGGCAGGCCAAGATGTCCGGGGTGGGCGAGGTCCGCTCGCTTGCCGACCTCGCCTCGCTTCCCTTCACCGAAAAGGCCGAGTTCCGAGACCACTACCCCTTCGGGATGCTGGCCTTGCCCCTCACCGAAGTGGTGCGGCTCCACGCCTCGTCGGGCACCTCCGGCAAGCCGACCATCGTCGCCTACACGGCGAACGACGTCGCCGTGTTCGCCGAGGTCAACGCCCGGGCCCTGGCGGGGATGGGCGCCACCCCCGACGACGTCGTCCAGGTGGCCTATGGATACGGACTGTTCACCGGCGGGCTGGGACTCCACTACGGCGTCGAGCGCCTCGGCGCCGTGGCGGTGCCCACATCGGGGGGAAACGTCCGGTCGCAGCTCACCTTCCTGCTCGACCTGGGCGTGACCGGTCTGGCCTGCACCCCCTCATTCGCGCTGCTCCTCGCTGAACAGGCGGCCGCCGAGGGCGTCATGGATCGCCTCCGGCTCCGTTGGGGAATACACGGTGCAGAACCCTGGTCCGAGTCGATGAGGGCGAAGATCGAACAGGCCTGGGGCGGCGAGTACGACGCTTGTGACGTCTACGGGCTGTCCGAGGTGATCGGACCCGGCGTGGCCGCCGAGTGCCGGGACAACAAGGGGGGCCTCCACGTCATGGAGGACCACTTCTATCCGGAGATCGTCGATCCGGAGACCGGCGAGCCGGTGGCCGATGGGGAGATCGGCGAGCTGGTCCTGACTTCGCTCACCAAGGAGGCCCAGCCGGTCATCCGCTACCGGACCCGAGACCTCACCCGGTTCCTGGATGACGGTTGCCCCTGCGGGCGGACATCGCGTCGGATCGACCGCCTCCACGGCAGGGCCGACGACATGCTGATCATCCGCGGGGTGAACGTGTACCCGAGGGCGATCGAATCGGTGCTGCTAGAGGACCCCGCCCTGTCCGGGCAGTTCGCCATCATCATCGATCGGCGCCCGACCCTCCCCGAGATGGAGGCGCGGGTCGAACTGGCCGATGCCTCCCACGCATCCCGGCGTGCGGAAATCACCCAGGCGCTCGAGAAGCGGCTGGCCACGGTGCTGCGGTTGCGCGTCTCCGTCACGGTCGGCGACCCGGGAAGCGTCCCCCGCCAGGAGGTCGGCAAGGCGAAGCGAGTCTTCGAGCGCATCGACGATCGGGACCCGCTGGCCTGA
- a CDS encoding 2-oxoacid:acceptor oxidoreductase family protein, whose amino-acid sequence MNDRIEIRIAGAGGQGVVTAGLMLAEAAVLSGLRSAHSQVYGPQSRGGNSRSDVVITRGELGFPLADTVDLMLVLNGESWTKGRKETGGVTRILVDSVALGGEEPPSGVEAFPIVETARLVSGGQLVSGVVALGLLQAHTPVVEFEALRQAVAARVPARHRSMNMEALAAGAALVTGVAAPA is encoded by the coding sequence ATGAACGACCGGATCGAGATCCGAATCGCCGGCGCCGGCGGCCAGGGAGTGGTCACCGCCGGCCTCATGCTCGCCGAGGCGGCCGTGCTCTCCGGGCTGCGATCGGCGCACTCCCAGGTCTACGGGCCGCAGTCGCGCGGCGGCAACAGCCGTTCCGACGTGGTGATCACGCGTGGCGAGCTCGGGTTCCCCCTTGCCGACACCGTCGACCTGATGCTGGTGCTCAACGGCGAGTCGTGGACGAAGGGTCGCAAGGAGACGGGAGGAGTCACTCGCATCCTCGTGGACTCCGTCGCCCTCGGGGGCGAGGAACCCCCCAGTGGAGTCGAGGCCTTTCCCATCGTCGAGACCGCAAGGCTGGTGTCGGGCGGGCAGCTGGTATCGGGTGTGGTCGCGCTCGGGCTTCTGCAGGCGCACACCCCGGTGGTCGAGTTCGAAGCCTTGCGGCAGGCGGTTGCCGCTCGCGTTCCGGCGCGTCACCGCTCCATGAACATGGAGGCCCTGGCGGCCGGGGCGGCCCTGGTGACGGGGGTCGCCGCCCCCGCCTGA
- a CDS encoding thiamine pyrophosphate-dependent enzyme: MLDVDVYLRQWAMPHVLCPGCAHGIVLRSFFGAVDRLGLDQDKVAMVAGIGCSSRLVGYADFCTLHGTHGRAPAFATGLKLARPDLEVVVITGDGDALAIGGNHLIHAARRNVDMTVLMLNNSIYGMTGGQAAPTTPQGSIASTTPQGSVETPFDACRLLAGAGASFVGRVLAANPGAMTDIIADAMAHRGFAFVEVVSDCPVYYGRYNKIGEGADMLTWMTRLEQGVADPLAEKRFVEFVPGAGAPAGLATGVLQREERPVFTGARKATP, translated from the coding sequence ATGCTCGACGTCGACGTGTACCTGCGCCAGTGGGCGATGCCCCACGTCCTGTGTCCCGGGTGCGCCCACGGCATCGTGCTGCGGTCGTTCTTCGGGGCGGTGGATCGGCTCGGGCTCGATCAGGACAAGGTGGCGATGGTGGCCGGCATCGGGTGCAGCAGCAGGCTGGTCGGCTACGCCGACTTCTGCACCCTTCACGGGACTCACGGTCGTGCCCCCGCATTCGCCACCGGGCTCAAGCTGGCGCGCCCCGACCTCGAAGTGGTGGTGATCACCGGGGACGGCGATGCGCTGGCGATCGGCGGCAACCATCTGATCCACGCCGCCCGCCGCAACGTCGACATGACGGTCCTCATGCTCAACAACTCGATCTACGGGATGACCGGTGGCCAGGCCGCCCCCACCACGCCCCAGGGGAGCATCGCCTCGACCACGCCCCAGGGGAGCGTGGAGACCCCCTTCGACGCCTGCCGGTTGCTTGCCGGGGCGGGCGCCTCTTTCGTGGGCCGTGTGCTGGCGGCCAACCCCGGCGCCATGACCGACATCATCGCCGATGCGATGGCACATCGGGGCTTTGCCTTCGTCGAGGTGGTGAGCGACTGCCCGGTGTACTACGGGCGCTACAACAAGATCGGCGAGGGGGCCGACATGCTCACCTGGATGACCCGCCTGGAACAGGGGGTCGCCGATCCTCTCGCCGAGAAGCGATTCGTCGAGTTCGTTCCCGGGGCGGGCGCTCCGGCCGGTTTGGCCACCGGCGTCCTGCAACGCGAGGAGCGGCCGGTGTTCACCGGCGCCAGGAAGGCGACGCCATGA
- a CDS encoding 2-oxoacid:acceptor oxidoreductase subunit alpha codes for MGKIELLQGNEAAARAAVAAGCTFYAGYPITPSSEIAEYMARALPARGGVFVQMEDEIGSLAAVIGASLGGRKAMTATSGPGFSLMQEHIGYATMAEVPCVIVNVMRGGPSTGLPTSPSQGDVMQARWGTHGDHPAIVLAPASVEEVYELTVRAFNLAERFRTPVILLYDEVVGHTREGVEVSAEVAVVDRKQPQVPPSEFLPKAAPADGVPPLPAFGEGYRFHVTGLTHDERGFPTGDPEKAGALIDRLHSKVEDHLDEVEDLIEYRMDDADVAIFAYGIVGRSAREAVDRARDEGMAVGLIRPRTLWPFPTAAISAAAARVHTILVAEMNRGQMIGEVERAAAGRASVVGHMRADGEPITPTEILAALDGLMAARKG; via the coding sequence ATGGGCAAGATCGAGCTCCTCCAGGGCAACGAGGCGGCGGCGCGTGCCGCCGTGGCCGCCGGCTGCACCTTTTACGCCGGCTACCCGATCACGCCCTCCTCGGAGATCGCCGAGTACATGGCACGCGCCCTGCCGGCCCGCGGCGGGGTGTTCGTCCAGATGGAGGACGAGATCGGCTCCCTGGCGGCCGTGATCGGGGCGTCGCTCGGGGGGCGCAAGGCGATGACCGCCACCAGCGGCCCGGGCTTCTCCTTGATGCAGGAGCACATCGGTTACGCCACGATGGCCGAGGTCCCCTGCGTGATCGTGAACGTGATGCGGGGCGGGCCCAGCACCGGGCTGCCGACTTCGCCTTCGCAGGGCGACGTGATGCAGGCCCGCTGGGGCACCCACGGCGACCACCCGGCGATCGTGCTCGCCCCCGCATCCGTCGAGGAGGTCTACGAGCTGACCGTCCGGGCGTTCAACCTGGCGGAGCGCTTCCGGACCCCGGTGATCCTGCTCTACGACGAGGTGGTCGGCCACACCCGTGAGGGTGTCGAGGTTTCCGCAGAGGTGGCGGTGGTCGATCGCAAGCAGCCACAGGTTCCCCCCTCGGAGTTTCTTCCCAAGGCTGCTCCGGCCGATGGTGTGCCGCCACTTCCCGCCTTCGGCGAGGGCTACCGCTTTCACGTGACCGGGCTCACCCACGACGAACGCGGGTTTCCCACCGGGGATCCCGAGAAGGCGGGTGCCCTCATCGACCGGCTCCACAGCAAGGTCGAAGACCATCTCGACGAGGTGGAGGACCTGATCGAGTACCGGATGGATGATGCGGACGTGGCGATCTTCGCCTACGGGATCGTCGGCCGTTCGGCACGCGAGGCTGTGGACCGGGCTCGCGACGAGGGGATGGCCGTCGGCCTGATCCGGCCGCGGACCCTGTGGCCGTTCCCGACGGCGGCGATCTCCGCAGCGGCCGCCCGGGTGCACACGATCCTGGTGGCCGAGATGAATCGGGGCCAGATGATCGGTGAAGTGGAGCGCGCCGCAGCCGGCCGGGCGTCGGTCGTGGGGCACATGCGCGCCGACGGCGAGCCGATCACACCCACCGAGATCCTGGCGGCCCTCGACGGGCTGATGGCGGCGAGGAAGGGATAG